AGGCCAGCGCCCGCAGCGTCGGCTTGTGCAGCTTGGAGACCAGGACGATGGCGTGCACCCGCGTGGGCATCACGCGGTCCTCCTCGTCGGCGGCCAGCTCGTCGCTCACCATCTCGTAGTGCTTGCGGATCGCGCGCATCAGCACGTAGAAGGTGCCCATCGCCAGGATGGTGATCCACGCGCCGGCGAGGAACTTGGTGATCAGGACGATGACCAGGACGACGGCGGTGAAGAACAGGCCCACGGTGTTGATCACCCGGGAGCGGACCATCCGGCGGCGCTCGCCCGGGTCCTGCTCGGTCAGCAGCCCCCGGGTCCAGTGCCGGATCATCCCGAGCTGGCTGAGGTTGAACGAGACGAAGACCCCGACGATGTAGAGCTGGATCAGGCGGGTGGGCTCGGCGTCGAACGCCAGGATCAGCACGATCGCCATGGCGGCCAGGAACACGATGCCGTTGGAGTAGGCCAGCCGGTCGCCCCGCGAACCGAGCGCCCGAGGGGCGAGGCCGTCCTGGGCGAGGATCGAGCCCAGCACCGGGAAGCCGTTGAAGGCGGTGTTGGCCGCCAGGACCAGGATGATCCCGGTGACGGTGACCGTGAAGTAGAAGCCCGGCGGGAAGCCGTGGAAGACCGACTCGGCGATCTGCGAGATCACCGTGTGCTGGTCGTAGTCGGCCGGCAACGGCTGTCCGCCCCGCGAGAGCCGGTCGAACTCGTCGGGGTCGACCAGGCGCACGCCGACCTCGCGGGCCAGGAGGATGACGGTGATCATCATCGTGATCGCGATCCCGCCCAGCAGCGCCAGCGTGGTGGCCGCGTTGCGGCTCTTGGGCCGGCGGAAGGCCGGCACCCCGTTGGAGATCGCCTCGACGCCGGTGAGCGCGGCCGCGCCGGAGGAGAAGGCACGGGCCAGCAGGAACAGCAGGCCGATGGTGGTCAGCGGCTCCTCGAAGCCGGTCGCGGGCGTGATCGTGATGTCGGCGCTCTCGGCGGCCTGCAGGTCACCGGTCCACCACTGCCACGCCCCCCAGACGACCATCGTCCCGATCGCCACCATGAAGGCGTACGTCGGCACCGCGAAGAAGCCGCCCGACTCGCGGATGCCCCGCAGGTTCATCGCCATCAGCAGCACGACCAGGGCGCACGCGAAGATCGGCTCGTGGCCGCTGAGCGTCGGCAGCGCGGACGCGGCGTACTGGGCGCCGGCGGAGATGGAGACCGCGACGGTCAGGACGTAGTCGACGAGCAGCGCACTGGCCACGGTGGCACCGGCGCGCTCGCCGAGGTTGACCTTGGCGACCTCGTAGTCGCCGCCGCCGGACGGGTAGGCGTGCACGGTCTGGCGGTAGGAGGCGATCACCGCAGCCATCACGACCGCGACGGCCAGCGCGACCTTCCACGACCACACGTAGGCCGACGCGCCGGCCAGCGACAGCATGATGAAGACCTCGTCGGGGGCGTAGGCCACCGAGGAGAGCGCGTCGGAGGCGAAGACCGGCAGCGCGATGCGCTTGGGGAGCAGGGTCTCCCCCAGCTGGGAGCTGCGCAGCTTGCGCCCCAGCAGGATCCTTTTGGAGACATCTCCGACACTCACGAGCGGGAAGGCTACGGCACCGTGACCCGCCCGCCGGACTTACGGCTACCGTGGCCTCGTGCACGTTGTGATCATGGGCTGCGGCCGGGTGGGTTCGACCCTGGCCCGCAGCCTCGAGGACCGGAACCACACGGTGTCGATCATCGACAGCGAGCCCGACGCCTTCCGGCGTCTCGGGCCCGCCTTCAACGGCGACAAGATCGCCGGGATCGGCTTCGACCAGCAGGTGCTCGAGAAAGCGGGCATCCGCCGCGCCGACGCGTTCGCCGCGGTCTCCAGCGGCGACAACTCCAACATCATCGCCGCGCGGGTGGCCCGTGAGCAGTTCGGGATCCAGCAGGTCGTGGCGCGCATCTACGACCCGGGCCGCGCCGAGGTCTACCAGCGCCTGGGCATCACCACGGTCGCCACGGTCAAGTGGACCGCCGACCAGGTGCTGCGACGGATCCTCCCGGCCGGCGCCGAGCCGGACTTCCGCGACCCCAGCGGCACCATCCGGGTCGACCACATCACCGTGCCGGAGATCTGGATCGGACGCCGCACCATCGACCTGCAGGTCCAGTCCCGCAGCCGCATCGCGTGGATCGACCGGCTCGGCGAGGGCATGCTGCCCGTGCGCGAGACCGTGCTCCAGGAGGGCGACATGCTGCACCTGGTGATCCGTGAGGACAACGCCGCGCACACCTATGCGCGGCTCGAGAACGGCCCTGAGGAGGACTGATGCGCGTCGCCATCGCCGGAGCCGGTGCCGTGGGCCGCTCCATCGCCCGTGAGCTGATCACCAACGGCCACGAGGTGCTCCTGATCGACAAGAACGCCTCCGCCATCAAGCCCGAGCGCGTCCCCGACGCCGAGTGGCTGCTCGCGGACTGCTGCGAGATGTCCTCCCTGGAGGAGGCTCGCCTCGACCGCTGCGACGTGCTCATCTCGGCGACCGGCGACGACAAGGCCAACCTCGTCGCCTCGCTGCTGGCCAAGACCGAGTTCGCGGTGCCGCGCACCGTCGGCCGGGTCAACCACCCCAACAACGAGTGGCTCTTCAGCGAGGCCTGGGGCGTGGACGTGAACGTGTCCACGCCGCGGATCATGTCGGCGCTGGTCGAGGAGGCCGTCACCGTCGGCGACCTGGTGCGGCTCTTCACGTTCCGCCAGGGCCAGGCCAACCTCGCGGAGATGACGCTGCCCGCCGACTCGCCGTACGTCGGCAAGCCCAGCGGTCTGATCCCGCTGCCCGACAACTGCGCGCTGGTGACCATCCTGCGCGACGGGCAGGTCTACGTGCCCAGCCCGGAGCAGCCGGTGGAGTCCGGCGACGAGCTGCTGTTCGTGGTGCCCACCGAGCAGGAGGACGAGCTCGAGCGCCTGCTCGCACCCTCGACGCACGGGGGCTAGGAGCGCGGGACGCTCTCGACGGGGGTGTGGTTGCGGCCGAGCACCCACATCATGGCGGCGAGGGCGGCGAGCTGGAGCGGCCAGCCGAGCGCGATCTTGAGCACGGCGAGCACGGCGATGGCGGTGTCCACCGGGATCGTGTCGGTGTAGCCGCCGATCCAGATCGGACCCTGGACGACGACGCGCAGCAGGCACGGCACCACCAGCAGCCAGGTAAGGGTGCCGCTCAGGCGCACGACCTGCTTGTCGGCGTGCCAGGCAGTGGCGTCGCCGGTGACGCTGCCGACCATGAAGCCGACCAGCGGCCAGCCGACCAGGACCGTCAGGCTCAGCACGACGGCGTACCCGCCGTTGTAGAGCAGGCCGGGTAGGAAGTACGCCAGCGCCTGGTCGTCGGCGCTGCCGCCGTTGCGGGCGGACAGGGTGACGAAGAGCCAGCCCATCCCGATGCCGAACAGGGCATTGACGCAGAACTGCACCGTCGAGCGCTGCACGAGCCGGACCGCCAGGAGGAGCACCGCCGCCGCGACGCTGACGACGAGGGCGGTCTGCAGCTGCTTGGTGCTCAGCCACACGATCGTGAAGAGCAGCGTGGGCACGGCCGCCTCGACCATGCCGCGCCGCCCGCCCAGGGCCTTGCCCAGCTGGCTGCGCACGACCGACTCGACGGTCTCGACGCCCGCGACGGGCTGGTGGGTCGCCTCGTTCACGGGATCAGCTCGTAGCGCGGGTTGAAGATGACGCGGACGCCGTCCTGCATGCCGATGCGGCCCTCGACGGCCATCGCCACGCCGGGGTCGATGCCGGTGATGCGACGTCGCCCGAGCCAGACCACCGTGATGGACCCGGAGCCGTCGAAGAGCTCGGCCTCGAGGGCGGGTACGCCGCCGCGGGGCCGCAGCGTGACCGTGCGCAGCGTGCCGCGCAACCGGACCCGGGAACGGTCGACCGCGTCGGCGATGCAGTCGTGGCCGGGCTCGACGTAGGTCTTGCGCAGGTCGCGCGCCTCCTGGTCCGAGCTGTTCGCCCAGCGGCTGATGCTGCGCCGCAGCCGGCTCTTGTCGGGCATCGGGTCCTCAGTCGTGGTCGTGGCCGAAGTGGGGGTGGTCGGTGGCCCGGCCGCGGTCGTCCTTGGTGCCCGGCGGCACGACCGGTCCGACGGGGCGCGCACCCTCCGGCAGGACGAGGTCGAGGGCCTCGCCGACGGGCATCGCGCCCTGACCGCGCTGGACACCGACCTGGGTCAGCGCCCCCAGCCACGGCTCCGGGACCTCGGTGCCGCGGGCGGGCGCGCCGATGAGCGTGGCGCGCAGCATCCAGCGGGGGCCGTTGATGCCGATGATGCGCGAGAGCTGCTTGCCGGTGCGACCGTCGGGCATCGTGCGGGTCAGCTCGCAGACCAGCTCGGGGCCGAAGAGCCCCTCCTGCTCGACCGCGGTGCCGCCGCGCTGGGCCATGTCGTCGGCGATCTGGGGGCGCACGTCGGCCCACAGGTCGCCGTTGCGCGGTGCCGCGAAGGCACGCAGCTCGAGGGCACCGTCGCCACCGGCCAGCATCACGGCCTGGATCTCCTGGGTGGCCTCGTCGACCTGCAGGCGCAGCTCGAGACCCTCGAGGGGCGCGACGAGCAGCGACCCGAGGTCGATGCGCTCGCCGCCGTCGGGCAGCTCGGGCAGGTCCGCGGCGTCGAAGGGTCCCTGCACACCGGTCTGGGCCTCGTCGACCGCGTCGGCCTCGACGGGCGCGGTGGCATCGGACTTGCGGCGGAACTTCACGTGCGGTGCTCCTCGTGGTTCGGACGGCTCTCGGGCGGGCGTGGCCTCAGGTCGAGGCGAACCCACCCGTAGAACCGTAGCCGCCGGAGCCTCGGACCGACGAAGGGAGAGCCTCCACCTCCACGAAGTGTGCGCGCTCCACACGCTGCAGGACCAGCTGGGCGATGCGGTCGCCGCGTCGGAGCTCGACCGGCTTGTGGGTGTCCAGGTTGACCAGCAGCACCTTCACCTCGCCGCGGTAGCCGGCGTCGACGGTGCCGGGCGCATTGACGATGGAGAGGCCGTGGCGGGCCGCGAGACCCGAGCGGGGGTGCACCAGGGCGACGTAGCCCGACGGGAGCGCGATGGAGATCCCGGTCGGGACCAGCGCCCGCTCCCCGGGCGCCAACCGGACGTCGACCGTCGTGAGCAGGTCGGCCCCGGCGTCGCCGGGGTGGGCGTAGCTCGGCAGCGGCAGGTCGGGATCGAGGCGGACCACCTGGACGGCGAGGTCGGCGGGGCCGCCGGGGCGGTCGTCGGGGTCGGTGTGGCTCACCCGCGGGACCCTAGGTCATCGGCGCTCCCGGCGGGGTGGGAGGATCCGTCGCGTGGACGCGACCTCGGACTACCGCGAGCGACTCTCGGTGCCGCTGCGCTGGTGGGTGCAGGGCACGATGCTGGTCGCCAGCCTCTGGCTGGCGGTCGTCGTGGCCGTCCCCGAGCCGCTCGCCTGGAGCGTCACCGCGGTCGCGGTCACGCTGATGACGGTGCTGCTCGTGCGCTTCGGCTCGCCGGTCATCAGCGTCTCCGGCGGCGTCCTGCGCGCCGGCCGGGCCCGCATCGACGTGGCGCACCTCGGCGCGGTCGAGGCGCTCGACGCCGACGCCGCCCGTCGGGCCGCGGGGGTCGACGCCGACGCCCGCGCCTACCTGCTGCTGCGGCCCTACCGCAAGCAGGCCGTGCGGGTGCAGATCGAGGACCCCGCCGACCCGACGCCGTACTGGCTGCTCAGCACCCGGCGCCCCACGGAGCTCGCGGCCGCGCTGAGCGCCGCCTCCCCACGGGTGTCTCCCCCGCGCCCGAGCAATGGGTAAGGTCGCGCCCATGTCATCTGGTGGGAGTTCGAAGGTCTGGTCCCTCATGTCGCTGGGCTCCTCGGTGGGCGCAGCGATCGCGGCCCGCAAGGCGCTCGAGGCGTCCTGGAAGACGGCGGCACGGCGCAAGCCGCCCGCCAACCCGGCCGACCCCGACATCGACGTCTGGGAGGCCGTGACCTGGGCGATCGCGACCGGCGCCATCGCCTCGGTGGCCCGGATGCTCGCCCAGCGCCGCGCAGCGGAGTACTACACCCGCTCGACCGGGCACCTGCCCCCGCCGTTGCAGAAGGACGGCCAGTAGCCGCCCCGGACCCGGACGACGAAGGCCCGGTCCCCCTCGGGGGGCCGGGCCTTCGCGTGCGTCTGCGGGTCGAGCGGTGCTGGCTCAGTCGCAGTCGCGGCAGATCATCTTCTTCTCGTTCGCCAGCTGTGAACGGTGGTGCACCAAGAAGCAGCTCATGCAGGTGAACTCGTCCTCCTGCTTGGGCTTGACCTCGACGGACAGCTCCTCGTGCGACAGGTCCGCACCGGGGAGCTCGAAGGATTCGGCCGCCTCGGTCTCGTCCTCGTCGACCTTGCCGGAGTTCTTGTCGTGGCGGCGAGCCTTGAGCTCCTCGATGCTCTCCTCGGACTGGTCTTCCTCGTTCTTGCGCGGTGCGTCGTAGTCGGTGGCCATCGTCGCCTCACTCCCCTCGTCGTCTCGTCTGCTCGAATGCTCGTGAGTGTCGTCGGCGCCAGATTGTGCACCATGGCGGTCAACGACGACACACCGGCTGGTGTACCGCCGCGTGAACGCCGGACCAGAGCCCGGTTATTCCCCGGTCGGTCCGCCGGCCGCGTAGCCGGCCGCCCGCACCAGGGCACGGAACTCCTCGAAGACGTGCGCGGGGGCGCACAGCAGCAGGTCGCGTCCGCTCGCGCCGGGTAGCACCTCGGTGCGGGCGCCCGCTGCACGGGCCACGAGGGCGCCGGCGGCGTGGTCCCACAGGTGCACGCCCTCCTCGACGTAGGCGTCGACGGTGCCCTCCGCGACCGCGCACAGGTCGAGCGCGCACGAGCCGAGCCGGCGCACGTCGCGCACCTGCGGCAGCAGCCGCACCAGCGAGCGGGCCTGCTGCTCGCGCACCTCGCTGTCGTAGGAGAACCCGGTGGCCACGAGCATCTGCGCCAACGGCGCCGGGCCGCGTACGCCGACGGGGCGGCCGTCGCGGGTCCCGACCGGGCCGTGGGGGCCCAGGTGCGCGGCGTACTCGGTGCCGGTGGCGACGTTGAGCACGACCCCGGCGACCGTGCGGCCCTCGACCTCGGCGGCGATCGACACGGCGTACTGCGGCAGCCCGTAGAGGAAGTTCACGGTGCCGTCGATGGGGTCGACGACCCACCGGACGCCCGAGGTGCCCGCGACGTCGTCGCCCTCCTCGCCGAGGACCGCGTCGTCGGGGCGGGCCTCGAGCAGCAGCCGCCGGATGAGCACCTCGCTGGCCCGGTCGGCCTCGGTGACGACGTCGACGTCGCTGGACTTGGTCGCGGCCACGGCGACGCCCCGCTCGCGGTGCTCGCGCACCAGGGCGGCAGCGGCGCGGGCGACCTCGAGCGCCAGGTCGCCCAGCTGCGCGGGCAGCTCCGGTGGCCGGCTCACGTGTCGCGGCCGCACAGCGCGGGCCGCTCGGCGCGAGGGTTGGCGCAGCAGCCGACCGGGCACACGTCCCACATCGGGCCGGTGTCGCCGACGCTGGCGCGCACCACGTCCTCGCCGCGCTCGACGGTGGCGCGCTCCACGAGCAGGTCGCGCACGGTGGCCACGAACCGGGCGTCGGTGCCGGCGGTCGCGGCCCGGCGCACCGGCAGCCCGATCCGCTCGGCGGTCTCCACCGCCTCGGTGTCGAGGTCGTAGATGACCTCCATGTGGTCGGACACGAACCCGACGGGCACCATCACCACCGCCGGCACGCCGCGGTCGCGCAGAGCCTCGAGGTGGTCGTTGATGTCGGGCTCGAGCCACGGGGTGTGCGGCGAGCCGCTGCGCGAGCAGAAGACGAGGTCGTGCTCGTGGAGGGTGCCGGTCTCGGCCGCGACCTTCTCGGTGATGACCCGCGCGACGTCGCGGTGCTGCGCGACGTAGGCGCCTGCGCCCTCGTACCTGGCGGTGGGGTCGCCGCTGGTCTCGTTCATCGAGTCCGGGATCGAGTGCGTGACGAAGACGAGGCGGGCGCCCGCGCGGACCCCGTGCGGCAGGTCGGCCAGCGCGGCGAGGGTCGCGTCGACGTTGGGCTCCACGAAGCCGGGGTGGTTGAAGTAGTGGCGCAGCTTGTCCAGGCGCACCGGCGATCCCTCGACGCCGCCGGGCAGCGCGTCGACGGCGTCCCACAGGTTCTCGCGGTACTGCCGGCACGACGACCACGACGAGTAGGCGCTGGTGACGAAGCAGGCCGCCCGGCTGATGCCGTCCTCGGCCATCTGCGCGAGCGTCTCGGTGAGGTAGGGGTCCCAGTTGCGGTTGCCCCAGTAGACCGGGAGGTCGATGCCGGCTCCGGCCAGGTCGGCCTCGATGGCGCTCTTGAGCGCCCGGCACTGGTCGTTGATCGGCGAGCGCCCGCCGAAGAGGTGGTAGTGCTTGCCGACCTCCTCGAGGCGCTCACGCGGGATCCCGCGGCCGCGGGTCACGTTCTCGAGGAAGGGCACCACGTCGTCGGGACCCTCGGGCCCGCCGAAGGAGACCAGCAGGAGCGCGTCGTAGGGCTGGACGTCGGGGCCGGTCACGGGAGTAGCCATGCCGCCATCGTAGGGAGCCCCCCCTTCACCCTCGAAGAAGGGATTCGCGGCCGCGCCCGGCGCAGGCATACGCTCCGACCGGATGCTGACGTCGTACAGCCGCGTCCTGGGTCGGCCCGGTGCCCTGCGGTTCAGCCTCACCGGGATGTTCGCGCGCCTGCCCATCAGCATGGTCGGGCTCGGCATCGTCCTGCTGGTCCAGTCCTCGACCGGGTCCTACGGCCTGGCCGGGGCGGTGTCCGCGGCGTACATGCTGGCCAACGCGCTGCTGGCGATCGCCCAGGGCCGCCTCGTCGACCGGCTCGGCCAGGGCCCGGTGCTGAGCACCGTCAGCGTGGTGTTCGGCGTGGCGCTGGTGCTGCTGATCTGGTCGGTGCGCGCCGACTGGCCCGTGGCTGCGACGTACGCCGCCGCCGCACTGGCCGGGGCGAGCCTGCCCCAGATCGGCTCCTGCGTGCGCGCCCGCTGGTCGCACGTGCTCGAGGCGCCGGCCGAGGTGCAGACCGCCTACGCGCTCGAGGCCGTGGTCGACGAGGTCTGCTTCATCCTCGGCCCCATCCTGGTCACCGTCCTGGCCACCAGCGTGCACCCCGTCGCCGGTCTCGGGTCGGCCCTGGTCTTCGGCGTGGTCGGCGGCCTGGCCTTCGCCGCCCAGCGCGGCACCGAGCCGCCGCCGCAGCGCCACGACCGCGCCACCGGGCGACGCCCGGGGCTCCCGTGGCGCACCGTGGTCCCCCTGGTGGCCGTCTCGTTCCTGCTCGGGGTGCTGTTCGGGGCCGCCGAGGTCACCACCATCGCGTTCGCCGACGAGCGGGGCAACCGCGCCTGGGCGGGCGCGCTGCTGGCCCTGTGGGCGTTGGGCAGCCTCGTCTCGGGCGTCATCACCGGCGCCGTCATCTGGCGCGCGGGCCCGGCCACCCGGCTCAAGTGGGGTGCGCTGGCGATGGCCGCCGCGATGGCCCCGCTCCCCTTCATCGGCTCGCTGCCGCTGATGGGCGTGGTGCTGCTCATCGGGGGCGCGGCGATCGCGCCGACCATGGTGGCGACCATGTCGCTCACCGAGGCGACGGTGCCGCGCAGCCGCCTGACCGAGGGCATGTCGGTGATGCAGACCGGCCTGATCGCCGGCGTCGCCCCCGGGGCCACCCTGTCCGGCATCGTCGTGGACGCCTCCGGGGCCTCCGCCGCCTACCTGGTCTCGGCCGCCGCCGGGCTGCTGGCCGTGCTCGCCGCCCAGACCCTGCCCCGCCGGCTGCCGGTGCCGGCGGACCCGGTCACTTCCGGTGCGGGTCCCGCAGCACCCTGATCCCCGCCCAGGCGGCGAGCGGGACGAGCACGAGCACGGCGATCACGGTCCACAGCATCCGCCCATCGTGCCAGGTCCGCGACCGCTACGGTGCTCGCCATGTGGGTGAACTGGTCGGGGACGGAGTCGGCGCGCCCGGTGCGTGTCGAGCAGCCCCAGGGCGTCGAGGACGTCGTGGCGGCGGTGCAGCGGGCGCGCGAGGAGCGCACGACGGTGAAGATGGTCGGCACCGGCCACAGCTTCACCGCCGTCGCCGCGCCCGAGCACACGATGCTCACCCCGGGCGGGATGAGCGGCGTCGTCGCCGTGGACCGCGAGGCGATGACGGTGACGGCCCTGGCCGGCACTCCCCTGCACTTGCTCAACAGCACCCTCGAGCGGTTGGGCCTGTCCCTGCACAACATGGGCGACATCGCCGAGCAGACCCTGGCCGGCGCGGTCTCCACCGGCACCCACGGCACCGGCGGCGTCACCTCCGGGCTCGCCGCCCAGGTGGTCGGGCTCGAGATGGTCACCGGCGCGGGCGAGGTGCTGCGCGCCGACGCCGCCCACCATCCCGACGTGCTCGCCGTGGCTCGGCTGGGGCTCGGCGCCCTGGGGGTGCTCACCACCCTGACCTTCGCCGTGGAGCCGCTGTTCGTCCTCGAGGCCCACGAGCAGCCGCTGGGCTGGGACGAGGCGCTCGACGGCTTCGACGACCTGGTCGCCGCGCACCACCACGTCGACCTCTACTGGTTCCCGCACACCGACCGGGTGCAGGCCAAGTGCAACGACCGCCTCGACGTGCCGCTCGCCGAGGCCCGTCCGCTGCCGCGCTGGCGCCACGTGCTCGACGACGACCTGCTGCAGAACACCGTCTTCGGCGCCCTGACCGCCGCTGCGGCCCGGGTGCCGGCCCTCGTCCCCCCGCTGAACCGGGCATGCTCGGCGCTGCTCTCCGAGCGCACCTACAGCGACGTGTCGCACCGCGTCTTCACCGCCCGGCGCTCGGTCGTCTTCCGCGAGATGGAGTACGCCGTCCCGCGTGCGGCCGGCGTCGAGGTGCTGCGCGAGGCGCGGGCCGCGATCGAGGCCTCGGGGCTGCGGATCAGCTTCCCCGTCGAGGTGCGCGTGGCGCCGGCCGACGACGTGGCGCTGTCGACCGCGCAGGGCCGCGACACGACGTACCTGGCCTTCCACACGCACCGCTCGACCCCGCACGCGGAGTACTTCGCGCTGCTGGAGCCGATCCTGCGCGCCCATGACGGACGGCCGCACTGGGGCAAGATGCACACCCGCTCCGCGACCGACCTGGCGCCGACCTACCCCCGCTTCGAGGAGTTCCTGGCGATGCGGGACCGGCTCGACCCCGACCGGGTGCTGACCAACGCGTACCTGCGTCGGGTGCTGGGCGACTGACCCCGACGTCTCAGACGCTGGCCGAGCCCCGTGGCAGGGGTGCCTGCCACCCGCGCCAGACGGCGAGCAGCCGCCAGACCAGGCAGACCGACGCTCCCGTGAGAGCCGCCACCACGACCGGCAGCCCGCCGCGCTCCATCAGCACCGCGACCATCGCCCCCGCGATGGCGGGCGTGGCGTAGAGCTCGCCGCGGAACACGATCGGCACCCGGCCGGCGAGGACGTCGCGCACCATCCCGCCACCGATGCCGGTGACCATGCCCAGCAGCGCCGCCGGCAGCGGACCGAGCCCGTAGTCGACGGCCTTGAGCGCTCCCGCGACGCAGAACAGGGCCAGGCCGAACGCGTCGAAGACCGTCACGAGCCGCTCCATCCGGCCCAGCGCCGGGTGGTAGACGAAAGCCAGCAGCCCCGCGGCGATCGGGACGAGCAGGTAGCGCCAGTCGGCCAGGGCGGCCGGTGGGGTGGCGTCGATCAGCACGTCGCGCAGGAACCCTCCGCCCAGGCCGGTCGTGCCGGCGAGCACCAGGACGGCGAAGAGGTCGAGGTCCTTGCGCACCGCGACCAGCGCACCGGAGATCGCGAACACGAAGATGCCGATGAGGTCGAGGACGATGAGGGTCGGGGCGGGCTCGACTGGTGGCACCCGTGGAGGCTACCCAGGATCCGGTCCGAGCAGGGCCCGGCGTCCACGTACTGCGGGTCCCGCTGGCGTAGGCTCAGCGCACCGGAGTGTCGAAGGCGCAGAGACCTGCGTGGCGGCGTTGGCAAGGAGGTGGCCCGGACATGGTGCACCTGACCCTCGCGGGGGTGAGCGAGGACGGGAAGCGCTTGCTCCTGGTCAGCGACGACGGGGTCGGGTTCAGCCTCGACAACGACGCCAGGCTCCGGGCCGCGCTGCGCGGCGAGACCTCACGACTCGGCCAGTTGGAGATACAGATGGACAGCGTCCTGCGCCCCCGCGACATCCAGGCCCGGATCCGGGCGGGCGAGAGCCCCGAGTCGGTGGCTGCCGCGGCCCAGACCAGCGTCGACCGCATCCTGACCTACGCCGGCCCCGTGCTCGCCGAGCGCGAGCACGTGGCCCAGCGCGCCCAGAAGAGCTCGGTACGCCGCACCGCCGGCGCCGACGGCGTGCGCACCCTGGGCGAGGCCGTCGAGGCGCACCTGCGCGTCGAGCAGGTCGGCGCCGACGTGGTCACCTGGGACGCCTGGCGGCGCGAGGACGGCCGCTGGTGCCTCACCGGCGAGTTCGACACCCGCTCGCGCAGCGGTCTCGCACACTTCACCTACGACATGCCCGGCAACTTCGTGCTGCTCGACGACGAGGACGCGCGCTGGCTGGTCGGTGAGGTGATCGCCACCGCGACCCTGCCCAGTCCCCTCGACGACCTGCAGCAGGCGCGGGCGCGCCGCCGCGTCGCCCTCGACGACGAGGAGCTGCCGCTCGGCGAGGACGCCATCGGGATGGTCTCCCCCGAGCCCGAGCCCGAGCCCGAGTCGCCCGAGTCGCCCGGGGAGCCGGTCGACGAGCCCGACGCGCCGGTCGCCCGGGCCGAGCCGGAGGTCCAGCCCGAGCCGGAGCCCGAGCCTGCGCCGGAGGCGCCGCCGAGGCGACCGGTGCGCAAGAGCCGTGGTCGCGCGTCCGTGCCGAGCTGGGACGAGATCATGTTCGGCGGCGGCAAGCAGGAGTAAAACCCGCCCGACTGCGGGGCCCGACTGCTCGACCCTCCCGCGCAGGGGTGACCTGGCACTAGTCTCCCGACATGTCCTACTTCGTCACCGGCGCCACCGGGTTCATCGGCCGCTTCCTCGTCGAGGAGCTGCTCGACCACCGTGACGGCGAGGTGTTCGTGCTCGTGCGCGCGGGCTCGCTGGCGCGCATGGAGGCGCTGATCCGCCGCTGGGGGTCCACCCGGGTCACGCCGGTCGTAGGTGACCTGTCGGCCGACGGCCTCGGGGTCGACCCGTCCTGGGTCGCCGAGCACCGGGGCGAGATCGAGCACTTCTTCCACCTCGCGGCGATCTACGACATGACCGCCGACGACGCCACGAACGAGACGATGAACGTCGGGGGCACGCGCCAGGCGCTCGCCCTGGCCGGGGCGCTGGAGGTCGGCTGCTTCCACCAGGTCAGCTCCGTGGCGGCGGCCGGGGAGTTCCAGGGGGCCTTCGACGAGACGATGTTCGACGAGGGCCAGCACCTGCCCTCGCCGTACCACCGCACGAAGTACGAGTCGGAGCGGATCGTGCGCGAGGAGGCGAGCGTCCCGTGGCGGATCTACCGGCCCTCGATCGTGGTCGGCGACTCGCAGACCGGTGCGATGGACAAGATCGACGGTCCCTACTACTTCTTCTCGCTGATGAAGACGATGCGCGACGCGCTGCCCGCCTGGCTGCCCCTGGGCTCCGTCGACATGGGCGACACCAACGTGGTGCCGGTCGACTACGTGGTCAAGGCGATGGACCACCTGGCCCACCTCCCCGGCCACGACGGCGAGGCCTTCCACCTGGTCAACCCCGAGCCGCA
This Nocardioides dokdonensis FR1436 DNA region includes the following protein-coding sequences:
- a CDS encoding DUF3093 domain-containing protein codes for the protein MDATSDYRERLSVPLRWWVQGTMLVASLWLAVVVAVPEPLAWSVTAVAVTLMTVLLVRFGSPVISVSGGVLRAGRARIDVAHLGAVEALDADAARRAAGVDADARAYLLLRPYRKQAVRVQIEDPADPTPYWLLSTRRPTELAAALSAASPRVSPPRPSNG
- a CDS encoding DUF4235 domain-containing protein, with product MSLGSSVGAAIAARKALEASWKTAARRKPPANPADPDIDVWEAVTWAIATGAIASVARMLAQRRAAEYYTRSTGHLPPPLQKDGQ
- a CDS encoding DUF4193 domain-containing protein; this encodes MATDYDAPRKNEEDQSEESIEELKARRHDKNSGKVDEDETEAAESFELPGADLSHEELSVEVKPKQEDEFTCMSCFLVHHRSQLANEKKMICRDCD
- a CDS encoding inositol monophosphatase family protein — its product is MSRPPELPAQLGDLALEVARAAAALVREHRERGVAVAATKSSDVDVVTEADRASEVLIRRLLLEARPDDAVLGEEGDDVAGTSGVRWVVDPIDGTVNFLYGLPQYAVSIAAEVEGRTVAGVVLNVATGTEYAAHLGPHGPVGTRDGRPVGVRGPAPLAQMLVATGFSYDSEVREQQARSLVRLLPQVRDVRRLGSCALDLCAVAEGTVDAYVEEGVHLWDHAAGALVARAAGARTEVLPGASGRDLLLCAPAHVFEEFRALVRAAGYAAGGPTGE
- a CDS encoding ferrochelatase, whose product is MATPVTGPDVQPYDALLLVSFGGPEGPDDVVPFLENVTRGRGIPRERLEEVGKHYHLFGGRSPINDQCRALKSAIEADLAGAGIDLPVYWGNRNWDPYLTETLAQMAEDGISRAACFVTSAYSSWSSCRQYRENLWDAVDALPGGVEGSPVRLDKLRHYFNHPGFVEPNVDATLAALADLPHGVRAGARLVFVTHSIPDSMNETSGDPTARYEGAGAYVAQHRDVARVITEKVAAETGTLHEHDLVFCSRSGSPHTPWLEPDINDHLEALRDRGVPAVVMVPVGFVSDHMEVIYDLDTEAVETAERIGLPVRRAATAGTDARFVATVRDLLVERATVERGEDVVRASVGDTGPMWDVCPVGCCANPRAERPALCGRDT
- a CDS encoding MFS transporter — its product is MLTSYSRVLGRPGALRFSLTGMFARLPISMVGLGIVLLVQSSTGSYGLAGAVSAAYMLANALLAIAQGRLVDRLGQGPVLSTVSVVFGVALVLLIWSVRADWPVAATYAAAALAGASLPQIGSCVRARWSHVLEAPAEVQTAYALEAVVDEVCFILGPILVTVLATSVHPVAGLGSALVFGVVGGLAFAAQRGTEPPPQRHDRATGRRPGLPWRTVVPLVAVSFLLGVLFGAAEVTTIAFADERGNRAWAGALLALWALGSLVSGVITGAVIWRAGPATRLKWGALAMAAAMAPLPFIGSLPLMGVVLLIGGAAIAPTMVATMSLTEATVPRSRLTEGMSVMQTGLIAGVAPGATLSGIVVDASGASAAYLVSAAAGLLAVLAAQTLPRRLPVPADPVTSGAGPAAP
- a CDS encoding D-arabinono-1,4-lactone oxidase; translation: MWVNWSGTESARPVRVEQPQGVEDVVAAVQRAREERTTVKMVGTGHSFTAVAAPEHTMLTPGGMSGVVAVDREAMTVTALAGTPLHLLNSTLERLGLSLHNMGDIAEQTLAGAVSTGTHGTGGVTSGLAAQVVGLEMVTGAGEVLRADAAHHPDVLAVARLGLGALGVLTTLTFAVEPLFVLEAHEQPLGWDEALDGFDDLVAAHHHVDLYWFPHTDRVQAKCNDRLDVPLAEARPLPRWRHVLDDDLLQNTVFGALTAAAARVPALVPPLNRACSALLSERTYSDVSHRVFTARRSVVFREMEYAVPRAAGVEVLREARAAIEASGLRISFPVEVRVAPADDVALSTAQGRDTTYLAFHTHRSTPHAEYFALLEPILRAHDGRPHWGKMHTRSATDLAPTYPRFEEFLAMRDRLDPDRVLTNAYLRRVLGD